A window of the Bacteroides thetaiotaomicron VPI-5482 genome harbors these coding sequences:
- a CDS encoding heavy metal-binding domain-containing protein, whose amino-acid sequence MLVTTTPIIEGKRIVKYYGIVSGETIIGANVFRDLFASIRDIVGGRSGAYEEVLRMAKDTALQEMQAQAAKLGANAVIGVDLDYETVGGSGSMLMVTANGTAVTIED is encoded by the coding sequence ATGTTAGTGACTACAACTCCCATCATTGAGGGAAAACGAATAGTAAAGTACTACGGAATTGTTTCCGGAGAGACAATCATTGGTGCCAATGTATTCCGTGACTTGTTTGCAAGTATTCGGGATATTGTAGGAGGTCGTTCCGGTGCATATGAAGAAGTACTACGTATGGCAAAAGATACAGCTTTGCAGGAGATGCAGGCACAGGCAGCAAAGTTAGGAGCCAATGCAGTGATCGGTGTCGATCTGGATTATGAAACAGTAGGAGGCAGCGGTAGTATGCTGATGGTAACTGCCAACGGAACTGCTGTAACGATTGAAGATTAG